The genomic DNA GCTCCGGGGTCTTCTACAACGACGTCAAAGCGCGCCTGCTGGAACGGCTGGCCGGAATCACTCCCGGCAACCTCAACCGCGCCTTCCTGTGCAACTCCGGAACCGAGACCATCGAGGCCGCCATCAAGTTCGCCCGCTTCGCCACCGGCAAGCAGGAGTTCGTGTGCGCCATGCGCGGCTTCCACGGCCGCACCATGGGAGCGCTGAGCGCCACCTTCACCAAGGAGTACCGCGAGCCCTTCGTACCCGTCGTGGACGGCTTCCAGTTCGCGCCCTTCAACAACTTCGCCAAGCTCGAGGAGAAGGTGAACGACAATACCGCCGCGGTCATGCTGGAGATCGTCCAGGGCGAGGGCGGCGTGAACCTCGGCAAGGCCGAATTCTTCGAGCAGGTGAGCGACCTGTGCAAGGAGCGGGGCGTGCTCCTCATCATCGACGAGGTCCAGACCGGCTTCTGTCGCACCGGCAAGATGTTCGCCTGCGAGCATTTCGGCGTGGAGCCCGACATTCTGTGCCTGGCCAAGGCCATGGCCGGCGGCATCCCCATCGGCGCGGTGGTCTGCTCCGACAAGCTCGAGGTCCCCGTGGGCCGCCACGGCAGCACCTTCGGCGGCAACCCCCTGGCATGCGCCGCTTCTCTGGCTGCCATCGACGCCATGATCGAGGAAGGCTTGGCCGAAGCCGCCGCCGAGAAGGGCGCCTACCTCCTGGAGCGCCTCAAGGCCGCGGACCTGCCGAAGGTACGCGAGATCCGCCAACTCGGCCTGATGATCGGCATCGAACTGAAGGAAAAGTCCCAGCCCCACCTCGTGCGCCTGATGGAGAAGGGCGTACTGGCGCTGCCCGCCGGCGCTACCGTGGTGCGCCTGCTGCCGCCCTTGGTCATCAGCCACGCGGAACTGGACACCGTGTCCGAGACGCTCATCGAGGTTCTGTCGGAAGGCTCGTAGCGCGCCTCGGGCGC from Deltaproteobacteria bacterium includes the following:
- a CDS encoding acetylornithine/succinylornithine family transaminase produces the protein MTDFKELQQQHEFDVYPKRDIVLVRGEGARVWDDEGREYIDCVAGHGVANLGHCHPKVVQAVTEQAQRLVSCSGVFYNDVKARLLERLAGITPGNLNRAFLCNSGTETIEAAIKFARFATGKQEFVCAMRGFHGRTMGALSATFTKEYREPFVPVVDGFQFAPFNNFAKLEEKVNDNTAAVMLEIVQGEGGVNLGKAEFFEQVSDLCKERGVLLIIDEVQTGFCRTGKMFACEHFGVEPDILCLAKAMAGGIPIGAVVCSDKLEVPVGRHGSTFGGNPLACAASLAAIDAMIEEGLAEAAAEKGAYLLERLKAADLPKVREIRQLGLMIGIELKEKSQPHLVRLMEKGVLALPAGATVVRLLPPLVISHAELDTVSETLIEVLSEGS